One window of Papaver somniferum cultivar HN1 chromosome 9, ASM357369v1, whole genome shotgun sequence genomic DNA carries:
- the LOC113308499 gene encoding uncharacterized protein LOC113308499 isoform X1, translated as MEKSHQRSGRKSLPKPKVAPWLVFPHGKEGKFQTFYNISDENRVCNKFIPELSRKRFWQRSSFQGWLVTVCDEEDDPTPNFNYGDCFLWNPVSMETIQLPSVLYWYSLGDEYITKDCVLSSPPQRHGTSSTEDDDNVCDDSIVAFLFGRKTGVGMDILVYCHPGDKEWKTHNITGIYDLGDLHSMLYFKGKMYIMCEGDEHLEIDMQHGLSEHDVGKILSIAKFEVSDDIKGYTVGGIFDTLTETYYVESFDEIFRITRVILPRGVYEYVTNMVIAKLDFSSMSWVEMKSLDDHVLFLSHSSALCCLTKELGFRRGCVYYTQLEEMSFYKYDLEDKSILLSLPCPNLPQPWLSAEWLMITTTFSRVDDKRRRTECVLGNNGDGGTSMKKMEKGISINTGDEKKDIEEARPWVTLTDDIVWSISSYLSPLDYIHLRAVRRNYRSVIPLLNWRRFCPSRSLQTADLSPWLVFAKDNEAVYSFINPMHNDENYLMSIPELLKGSTIRFSKDGWLLLSKGDYSLFFYNPFTKAIIKLPDLPEDYEYRYRGISFSSLPTSSDCTVFAISNYRKDEVCIAFIKRGDETWTCDILDNVYLPPSKKDIAFEPTLNCPVFFHGGFYCLDLSGTLGVFKLENRTTWEILSMVRRPNCGFIYESYLVELDGKLLSVLLGHYGKWVRIFRLDLSEMVWVEVEHLGRHVLFISDTSCVATVAPTSRMENKIYFPRLQNEKVLFYSLDSGKYHSLEGAHQGNDYSNSTENLRCSWIEPNWSETFAGPSI; from the exons ATGGAAAAATCACATCAAAGAAGTGGGAGGAAGTCCCTTCCAAAGCCAAAGGTGGCACCTTGGCTTGTTTTCCCACATGGTAAAGAGGGAAAGTTTCAAACTTTTTACAATATAAGTGATGAGAATAGAGTTTGCAATAAATTCATACCAGAGCTGAGCAGGAAGAGATTCTGGCAGAGATCGTCTTTTCAAGGTTGGTTGGTAACTGtctgtgatgaagaagatgatcctACCCCGAATTTCAATTATGGGGATTGTTTTTTGTGGAATCCAGTATCAATGGAGACTATTCAATTACCTTCTGTTCTCTATTGGTATTCATTAGGAGATGAATATATTACCAAAGACTGTGTTCTGTCTTCACCCCCTCAGAGGCATGGTACTAGTAGCACTGAAGACGATGATAATGTTTGTGATGATTCCATTGTCGCTTTCCTTTTTGGTAGAAAAACAGGAGTTGGAATGGACATTCTTGTGTATTGCCACCCTGGTGACAAAGAATGGAAAACGCATAACATCACTGGCATATATGACTTGGGAGACCTGCACTCAATGCTCTACTTTAAAGGTAAGATGTATATAATGTGCGAGGGTGATGAACATTTAGAGATAGATATGCAACATGGATTGTCTGAGCATGATGTTGGTAAAATCCTATCTATAGCTAAATTTGAAGTTAGTGATGACATAAAAGGCTATACAGTAGGAGGAATTTTCGATACTTTAACGGAAACATATTATGTTGAGTCTTTTGATGAAATATTCAGAATTACAAGAGTCATCCTTCCTAGAGGTGTTTATGAATATGTAACTAATATGGTGATAGCAAAGTTGGATTTCTCTTCCATGTCTTGGGTGGAAATGAAAAGTTTGGATGATCATGTCTTATTTCTAAGCCATTCTTCTGCGCTGTGTTGCTTGACCAAGGAGTTGGGTTTTAGACGGGGTTGCGTGTATTATACACAACTAGAGGAAATGAGCTTCTACAAGTATGACTTGGAAGATAAAAGTATATTGCTTTCTCTGCCATGTCCCAATCTTCCTCAACCGTGGTTATCTGCTGAGTGGCTGATGATTACTACAACTTTCAG tAGGGTCGAcgataaaagaagaagaacagaatGTGTGTTAGGTAATAACGGTGACGGAGGTACTAgtatgaagaaaatggaaaaaggaATTAGTATAAACACTGGTGATGAGAAAAAGGATATTGAGGAAGCAAGACCTTGGGTTACACTGACTGATGATATAGTGTGGTCGATATCAAGCTATCTAAGCCCGTTGGATTATATTCATTTACGTGCTGTTCGAAGAAACTATCGGTCTGTGATTCCTTTATTGAATTGGAGAAGGTTTTGTCCTTCCAGGAGTTTACAAACTGCTGATTTGTCTCCATGGCTGGTTTTTGCCAAGGATAATGAAGCTGTTTACAGTTTCATAAACCCAATGCATAATGATGAAAATTACCTCATGAGCATCCCCGAATTATTGAAGGGTTCAACAATTCGCTTCTCGAAAGATGGTTGGTTACTCTTGTCAAAAGGGGACTATAGTTTGTTCTTCTACAATCCCTTCACAAAAGCAATTATCAAATTGCCGGACTTACCTGAAGATTATGAATATAGGTACAGGGGTATCTCATTCTCGTCATTGCCTACTTCTTCAGATTGCACAGTTTTTGCCATCAGTAACTACAGGAAAGATGAAGTATGTATCGCCTTCATTAAACGGGGAGATGAAACGTGGACATGTGACATCTTAGATAACGTTTATTTGCCTCCCAGTAAGAAAGATATTGCATTTGAGCCAACTCTTAATTGTCCAGTATTCTTTCATGGAGGTTTTTATTGTTTGGATCTGAGCGGAACTTTAGGAGTATTTAAATTGGAGAATCGCACTACCTGGGAAATTCTTTCCATGGTTCGCCGTCCTAATTGTGGTTTCATCTATGAGAGTTATTTGGTCGAGCTTGATGGAAAGCTTTTATCTGTACTACTAGGCCATTATGGAAAATGGGTTCGGATATTTAGATTGGACCTGTCGGAAATGGTTTGGGTTGAAGTTGAACATTTAGGAAGGCATGTGTTGTTTATTAGCGATACATCTTGTGTCGCAACAGTTGCTCCGACTAGTCGAATGGAGAACAAAATCTACTTTCCTAGGTTGCAGAATGAAAAAGTACTATTTTATTCTCTTGATTCTGGTAAATATCACTCTCTCGAGGGTGCACATCAGGGTAATGATTATTCTAACTCGACGGAGAACTTAAGGTGCAGCTGGATAGAACCCAATTGGTCAGAGACATTTGCTGGTCCCAGCATTTAG
- the LOC113308499 gene encoding uncharacterized protein LOC113308499 isoform X2, with translation MEKSHQRSGRKSLPKPKVAPWLVFPHGKEGKFQTFYNISDENRVCNKFIPELSRKRFWQRSSFQGWLVTVCDEEDDPTPNFNYGDCFLWNPVSMETIQLPSVLYWYSLGDEYITKDCVLSSPPQRHGTSSTEDDDNVCDDSIVAFLFGRKTGVGMDILVYCHPGDKEWKTHNITGIYDLGDLHSMLYFKGKMYIMCEGDEHLEIDMQHGLSEHDVGKILSIAKFEVSDDIKGYTVGGIFDTLTETYYVESFDEIFRITRVILPRGVYEYVTNMVIAKLDFSSMSWVEMKSLDDHVLFLSHSSALCCLTKELGFRRGCVYYTQLEEMSFYKYDLEDKSILLSLPCPNLPQPWLSAEWLMITTTFRVDDKRRRTECVLGNNGDGGTSMKKMEKGISINTGDEKKDIEEARPWVTLTDDIVWSISSYLSPLDYIHLRAVRRNYRSVIPLLNWRRFCPSRSLQTADLSPWLVFAKDNEAVYSFINPMHNDENYLMSIPELLKGSTIRFSKDGWLLLSKGDYSLFFYNPFTKAIIKLPDLPEDYEYRYRGISFSSLPTSSDCTVFAISNYRKDEVCIAFIKRGDETWTCDILDNVYLPPSKKDIAFEPTLNCPVFFHGGFYCLDLSGTLGVFKLENRTTWEILSMVRRPNCGFIYESYLVELDGKLLSVLLGHYGKWVRIFRLDLSEMVWVEVEHLGRHVLFISDTSCVATVAPTSRMENKIYFPRLQNEKVLFYSLDSGKYHSLEGAHQGNDYSNSTENLRCSWIEPNWSETFAGPSI, from the exons ATGGAAAAATCACATCAAAGAAGTGGGAGGAAGTCCCTTCCAAAGCCAAAGGTGGCACCTTGGCTTGTTTTCCCACATGGTAAAGAGGGAAAGTTTCAAACTTTTTACAATATAAGTGATGAGAATAGAGTTTGCAATAAATTCATACCAGAGCTGAGCAGGAAGAGATTCTGGCAGAGATCGTCTTTTCAAGGTTGGTTGGTAACTGtctgtgatgaagaagatgatcctACCCCGAATTTCAATTATGGGGATTGTTTTTTGTGGAATCCAGTATCAATGGAGACTATTCAATTACCTTCTGTTCTCTATTGGTATTCATTAGGAGATGAATATATTACCAAAGACTGTGTTCTGTCTTCACCCCCTCAGAGGCATGGTACTAGTAGCACTGAAGACGATGATAATGTTTGTGATGATTCCATTGTCGCTTTCCTTTTTGGTAGAAAAACAGGAGTTGGAATGGACATTCTTGTGTATTGCCACCCTGGTGACAAAGAATGGAAAACGCATAACATCACTGGCATATATGACTTGGGAGACCTGCACTCAATGCTCTACTTTAAAGGTAAGATGTATATAATGTGCGAGGGTGATGAACATTTAGAGATAGATATGCAACATGGATTGTCTGAGCATGATGTTGGTAAAATCCTATCTATAGCTAAATTTGAAGTTAGTGATGACATAAAAGGCTATACAGTAGGAGGAATTTTCGATACTTTAACGGAAACATATTATGTTGAGTCTTTTGATGAAATATTCAGAATTACAAGAGTCATCCTTCCTAGAGGTGTTTATGAATATGTAACTAATATGGTGATAGCAAAGTTGGATTTCTCTTCCATGTCTTGGGTGGAAATGAAAAGTTTGGATGATCATGTCTTATTTCTAAGCCATTCTTCTGCGCTGTGTTGCTTGACCAAGGAGTTGGGTTTTAGACGGGGTTGCGTGTATTATACACAACTAGAGGAAATGAGCTTCTACAAGTATGACTTGGAAGATAAAAGTATATTGCTTTCTCTGCCATGTCCCAATCTTCCTCAACCGTGGTTATCTGCTGAGTGGCTGATGATTACTACAACTTTCAG GGTCGAcgataaaagaagaagaacagaatGTGTGTTAGGTAATAACGGTGACGGAGGTACTAgtatgaagaaaatggaaaaaggaATTAGTATAAACACTGGTGATGAGAAAAAGGATATTGAGGAAGCAAGACCTTGGGTTACACTGACTGATGATATAGTGTGGTCGATATCAAGCTATCTAAGCCCGTTGGATTATATTCATTTACGTGCTGTTCGAAGAAACTATCGGTCTGTGATTCCTTTATTGAATTGGAGAAGGTTTTGTCCTTCCAGGAGTTTACAAACTGCTGATTTGTCTCCATGGCTGGTTTTTGCCAAGGATAATGAAGCTGTTTACAGTTTCATAAACCCAATGCATAATGATGAAAATTACCTCATGAGCATCCCCGAATTATTGAAGGGTTCAACAATTCGCTTCTCGAAAGATGGTTGGTTACTCTTGTCAAAAGGGGACTATAGTTTGTTCTTCTACAATCCCTTCACAAAAGCAATTATCAAATTGCCGGACTTACCTGAAGATTATGAATATAGGTACAGGGGTATCTCATTCTCGTCATTGCCTACTTCTTCAGATTGCACAGTTTTTGCCATCAGTAACTACAGGAAAGATGAAGTATGTATCGCCTTCATTAAACGGGGAGATGAAACGTGGACATGTGACATCTTAGATAACGTTTATTTGCCTCCCAGTAAGAAAGATATTGCATTTGAGCCAACTCTTAATTGTCCAGTATTCTTTCATGGAGGTTTTTATTGTTTGGATCTGAGCGGAACTTTAGGAGTATTTAAATTGGAGAATCGCACTACCTGGGAAATTCTTTCCATGGTTCGCCGTCCTAATTGTGGTTTCATCTATGAGAGTTATTTGGTCGAGCTTGATGGAAAGCTTTTATCTGTACTACTAGGCCATTATGGAAAATGGGTTCGGATATTTAGATTGGACCTGTCGGAAATGGTTTGGGTTGAAGTTGAACATTTAGGAAGGCATGTGTTGTTTATTAGCGATACATCTTGTGTCGCAACAGTTGCTCCGACTAGTCGAATGGAGAACAAAATCTACTTTCCTAGGTTGCAGAATGAAAAAGTACTATTTTATTCTCTTGATTCTGGTAAATATCACTCTCTCGAGGGTGCACATCAGGGTAATGATTATTCTAACTCGACGGAGAACTTAAGGTGCAGCTGGATAGAACCCAATTGGTCAGAGACATTTGCTGGTCCCAGCATTTAG